In one Podarcis muralis chromosome 7, rPodMur119.hap1.1, whole genome shotgun sequence genomic region, the following are encoded:
- the KLHDC7A gene encoding kelch domain-containing protein 7A — protein MTPGVQVSGEQTSDMQLAARVALSAAAFLLLTLAYRYYKSRVPCGSQQGASGERGKGSEDTEGTESMVCCKEEELPPGLRHRWVNNKGEKPNHRAGGNPPLWAPGPAVFGESRGQDTPACREPDGEREVKKQEKERMSHLGSGLPPDRKFSVAEEEKGGETSGAVLSNGNSAAVTETATESEGRLPSLGLLSPEGGFCSLNGSHKDVSSAENGLCLAAQEKGSGHAALHPADENGSTLGGGRSDLSGEEERQHLAPTQEEQERTRPSFHATSDMGLKMNHSHAGSHTTYMFSSVAQVQVEESLVKERRLQENSNGQPGVPGTSLRGKVYDYYVQSISQSVLKEMPSCASLGTQPFSQLPVINIPDASEEQLGQESAQTKAAENDPEDVPSPGALPHLIQDETKPRQPGSQDGAAVQEKRSKKPPGPGACSFSRKDSLHQIIDNPELQVPMEGFGCLASGLSGLDTPPLSPLRSSSVSSLVGSMQSLQSDTSEEPTVELVAGAKFFHIPLSSESSIDIHLDLGNCYEVLCTAKKQKLETLREAAYKVMSDNYLQVLRTHAIYSRLNGMERDLILQRRMRGRKYVTVADVSSQGESQHASRLCYYDDQKDTWHLLTHVPLEVVSKGCAMCSMFNYLFVAAGCEGRGRRQKPSNRVFCYNPLTNIWREICPLNQARPHCKLVALDGYLYAIGGECLYTVERYDPRLDRWTFAAPLPNDTFAVAHTATACDGEIYVTGGTLRYMLLRYVGQTDTWKFSLTGGNKDRTTEMVTVNGFIYRFDLNRSMGISVYRCGARAKLWYECATHLMPFPASFQCAVVENLVYCIGRQFNIRFLADYVSPRFGTKELQTFPSPRGTLSPVTLVLPDREVVQTRV, from the coding sequence ATGACCCCCGGCGTCCAGGTAAGCGGAGAGCAGACCTCAGATATGCAGCTGGCTGCTAGGGTGGCCCTCTCGGCCGCCGCCTTCCTCCTACTGACTTTGGCATATAGATATTACAAGTCTCGAGTGCCCTGCGGCAGCCAGCAAGGAGCCAGCGGGGAGAGAGGCAAGGGCAGCGAAGACACAGAGGGGACGGAGAGCATGGTCTGCTGTAAGGAGGAAGAACTGCCCCCTGGACTGAGGCACCGGTGGGTCAACAACAAGGGTGAGAAGCCGAACCACAGGGCAGGGGGTAACCCGCCGCTTTGGGCACCTGGGCCTGCAGTCTTTGGGGAATCTAGAGGGCAAGATACACCTGCCTGCAGAGAGCCAGATGGGGAAAGAGAGGTAAAGAAACAGGAGAAGGAGAGGATGAGTCACCTGGGAAGCGGGCTGCCACCAGACAGAAAATTCTCAGTGgcagaagaggagaagggaggggagacttCTGGTGCTGTCCTCAGCAATGGAAACAGTGCCGCAGTCACAGAGACTGCAACGGAGTCAGAGGGCAGGTTGCCTTCTCTGGGTTTGCTTTCCCCAGAAGGCGGCTTCTGCAGTTTGAACGGCAGCCACAAGGATGTCAGCTCTGCAGAAAATGGACTTTGCCTGGCTGCTCAGGAGAAAGGATCTGGGCATGCAGCACTTCACCCTGCAGATGAGAATGGTTCCACTTTAGGAGGAGGGAGAAGTGATctgtctggagaagaggagaggcaGCATTTAGCCCCGACCCAAGAGGAGCAGGAGAGGACCCGTCCGTCGTTCCATGCCACTTCTGACATGGGCCTGAAGATGAACCATAGCCATGCTGGGTCACACACCACGTACATGTTCTCCTCTGTGGCCCAAGTTCAGGTGGAGGAAAGCCTTGTTAAAGAGCGGAGGCTCCAGGAGAACAGTAATGGGCAACCAGGGGTCCCTGGGACCAGCCTGAGAGGCAAAGTCTATGACTACTACGTTCAGTCCATCTCCCAGTCGGTCCTGAAGGAAATGCCTTCCTGCGCCAGCCTGGGTACCCAACCATTTTCTCAGCTACCTGTGATCAACATCCCTGATGCCTCTGAGGAGCAGTTGGGTCAGGAATCAGCCCAGACCAAAGCAGCAGAAAATGACCCTGAGGATGTTCCATCTCCTGGTGCTCTTCCTCATCTTATCCAGGATGAGACAAAGCCCCGGCAACCTGGGAGCCAGGATGGGGCTGCTGTCCAAGAAAAGAGATCCAAGAAACCTCCAGGACCTGGAGCCTGCAGCTTCAGCCGAAAAGACAGCCTCCATCAAATCATAGACAACCCAGAGCTTCAGGTGCCTATGGAAGGGTTTGGCTGTCTGGCTTCTGGGTTGTCAGGACTGGACACACCACCTCTCAGCCCCCTCCGTTCCAGCTCTGTTTCTTCACTGGTCGGGTCCATGCAGAGTCTCCAAAGCGACACGAGTGAGGAACCCACAGTGGAGCTGGTGGCTGGCGCCAAGTTCTTCCACATCCCGCTCAGCTCAGAGTCCTCCATCGACATCCACCTGGACCTGGGGAACTGCTACGAGGTCTTGTGTACGGCCAAGAAGCAGAAGCTGGAGACGCTCCGGGAAGCGGCCTACAAGGTCATGAGCGACAACTACCTCCAGGTGCTCAGGACCCACGCAATCTACAGTCGCCTCAACGGCATGGAGAGAGACCTGATCCTGCAGCGGAGGATGCGGGGGCGGAAGTACGTGACTGTGGCAGACGTCAGCTCTCAGGGCGAGAGCCAGCATGCGAGCAGGCTCTGCTACTACGACGACCAAAAGGATACCTGGCACCTGTTGACTCACGTGCCTCTGGAAGTCGTCTCCAAGGGTTGTGCCATGTGCAGCATGTTCAATTACCTCTTTGTGGCCGCCGGCTGTGAAGGACGGGGGAGGCGCCAGAAGCCGTCCAACCGGGTTTTCTGCTACAACCCTTTGACCAACATCTGGCGCGAGATCTGCCCGCTGAACCAAGCTAGGCCGCACTGCAAGCTGGTTGCCTTGGACGGCTACCTGTACGCCATTGGTGGGGAGTGCCTCTACACTGTTGAGCGCTACGACCCACGCCTGGACCGCTGGACCTTCGCCGCCCCGCTGCCCAACGATACCTTCGCTGTGGCCCACACTGCCACGGCGTGCGATGGAGAGATCTACGTCACGGGGGGCACTCTGCGCTACATGCTGCTGAGATACGTCGGGCAGACGGATACGTGGAAGTTCAGCCTCACCGGTGGAAACAAAGACCGGACAACAGAGATGGTGACCGTCAATGGGTTCATCTACCGCTTTGACCTGAACCGGAGTATGGGCATCAGTGTCTACCGCTGCGGCGCCAGGGCCAAGCTTTGGTATGAGTGTGCCACCCACCTCATGCCCTTCCCGGCCAGCTTCCAGTGTGCTGTCGTCGAGAACCTGGTCTATTGCATCGGCCGGCAGTTCAACATCCGCTTCCTGGCCGATTATGTCTCGCCGCGGTTCGGGACCAAGGAGTTACAAACTTTCCCTTCCCCGAGAGGGACCCTTTCGCCCGTGACTCTCGTGCTGCCGGACAGGGAAGTGGTACAGACGAGGGTTTGA